In Cheilinus undulatus linkage group 14, ASM1832078v1, whole genome shotgun sequence, the genomic stretch ATTTTGGCTGgcatatttctggggctggcatgtcactgggtttgatgctaaaatggTGTGTTGTGACTGGTGGGAAACACGGGTAGGAAAACTGAACTCATAAAGTGCCTGAAGAGGTATGTTGACATTGAAAAGGTGGTTTTCATGAAGAACAGATGAATGAGTATATGTTTATCATGCGTCACAGTCACTTATAATTACTGATGGATTTCTATGAATTGGAATAAACATTAAGCTAGTGGTTTATCACCTCATAGCAGCTTATAGCccagtgttttttcctctggacgttttctggttttaaaaatcttctaggggccagatgggaagctgtggcaGGCCTGATGTGGTCCTCGGGCCACCTGTTAATGGTCACTGGAATGGTCCCTCGAGTCTAACTAAGGAACTAGATATTCGGTTCTTTTGATTCACCATCAAACATGCGTTTCCTCGTGTTTTTCTCTACGTCTAAGTGCAAGAAATGGACCCAAGTGAGCGTCACATGGACAAAACTGGAAGCAACTGTGGCTCAGGTAGTGGAGTCGGTTGTCTCTCAGCTGTCAGTCtaatgttgatgtgtcctttgGCAAGACCCTGAACTCCAGtatgctcccactgctgtgggAGTGGTGTATGAATGGAATTAGTTAAACCTAATGGCCACTCCACATAGCAGcttttgccatcagtgtgtgaatgtgcagTGAATGGGTATGGCTGGGCAAACACTGTGATTTCCACCTGACTCTCTATCAGTCACGTTGGAATGTCAGCTTACTGTGTGTAATGGGGGTTGCATGACTTGCGTATTTTTAAAGTCGACTTTCTTGTGATAAAAGCCGACTTAACTCTGACTAGTCATTGATGAAATCATGAATAAATCTACATTGTATGTGCATAACACAGAATTTACAAAAACACCCTGATGCACTGTCACTAGATCTCTAGAGTGGCACATTATATGCCTTACCTGCCATCTTCTTGGTGTCCATTGTttcatttataataaattagcctttatttaacccatttagacctAAGGCCACCAATAAAATGCTCTATAAAAACCTAAATATTGTTCAGAtcactaagacatcacagatatTTATAGTTTTGAGACTAGCTCAATAGGGTCAGCCTTGTGTAGTTAAAATTGATGGGATGTTCCCTGCTAACTTATGCTTGTATTTAAACTTGCACTGACCCTGAGTTTGGATTTATCAGCAGTTAAGACCAAGTTAAGTTTCTGCAGACAAGactgaaaaacagattttaaacctgaaaaatgtatttacaaaaaaaaaaaaaaaaaagatttaatctGCTTAAAATAATGTGAGGCATTTGGCAAGTTATCACAAAGATTGTTGACGTAGATGGAGAATAAAATAGGTCCTAAGACTGAATCTTGAGGCACACCTTTAGGACCTCCAGAAAagaaagagatggaaaaaaagttTGTATAGGAGGTTTTCCTGATGAATGTAATATATATcacatgcaatggatatatggatATATATTTGCTCTTATCTTGGGTCCCACTCAGACATctattttaaatagaaaattattgttgtttatcTTATTGCTGGCTTCACAATGTTAGAAAACTTTCCAGATTGAACTCCAGTCTATATCAGTGTCTTTGTACTTAACCTTCTCTGccatataaataaaacacacaggAATGTTCACACAGAAGCAAACATCTCGAGGggaaatgactttttcacaccTTTCAATATGAGAAAACAAGTGAGACAGATGAAGGCGTCAGCTTACTAGGTCACACTTTCACATGTGTGAGGATGGAAGGTTACGACTGGGTCAGGTAGAAAGCATAATGCCTGAATAAACACTTTCAATAAATGCGGTACATGCAGAAAGTATACAGACgcccttcactttttcatttttatctatACTCAGTACCCCAAAAGGAGAAAATACCAGCTTGATTTCTTTATAATATTTTCTTGgacaatgtgttttttttgttttttgttttttttttgctgttccAGAGGACGTAAAGAACATGAGTTTAGTTTTATCTGAGTTAAGAAAAAGTTGCACCAGACAGAGCTGATGTTGGACTAAATCAAAAGCATGCTACATATTTGCAGAGGGTTCAGGAGTAGGTGCACAGCAATAGATTACTGTATCATCTGTATAAAGATGCAATTGAAATGTTCCTTCCAAGCCAACTAATGTAAACAGTAATTAAGAGGGGTCCCAAAACTGAACTTTAAGGTACCCCCTTTTGGATCTGTacttctcctcagtgcaaaacagaTGAAAGCTTGCCTGGCTTCAcattgagttttgtgtaaactCCTAATgggatttcatgtgttttgctctgAGAGTCTTCCGTATATCCACTCTGCCATTAAGCCCAGAtgagtggagggctgcagtgatggttgtctttGGGAACTCTGTCCCGTCTCCACACAGgctctctggagctcagtcagagtgaccatcaggttcttggtctccttcTTTTCTTTGATTCCTCAGTTTAGCCAGTTgactcttggaagagtcctggttgtgtcgAACTTCTTCTGTTTGAGGATTATGGAGGCCACAGTGCTCTAGGGAACcatcagtgcagcagattttttgtagccttccccagatctgtaccttgcaacaatcctgtctctgagctctgcaggcagttcctttgacctcatggcttggtttttgctctgatatgcgtTGTCAGCTGTAAGGCCTTTTATAGGGAggtgtgcctttctaaatcatgtccaatcagttaaATTTACCACAGCTGGACTCCAGTttaggtgtagaaacatctcagaaacaatccagagaaatgggaggaacctgagctaaatatCAAGTGTTTTGCAAATTGTCTGAATTCTTATGTcgatgtgatatttcagtttttctattttaatacaCTTGCAACATTTTGTAGATGtagagtgtagattaatgagaatacattttttttgaatgtatcatcaggctgcaacatcagaaaattgaaaaaaatgaagggtCTGgctactttctgaatgcactgttaaTGTTTAGTTTCCAGCAGGGCCACACATTAgaggggataaagaggagagcttctAGGGTCCAGACAAACTGAGGGGCCcctggaggtcagcaaaaccatggcccattataaagttaagctgtgacaacattatttatttttaacctgaataataaccactcttatcaaggcAACAAacaatgaattttatttatctgtGCTGTATTTATCAAACTATAAAAGCCTGCTCTCAAAACAGAGTTACCTTTTTAGCGgggatgttaacaatgtggacgggtacactgaactaaaccattaggaAAGTAGTGTCAGATTTCATAGCTAGGCCAATGTACAcagatgtcaggatgccagaaaataaagcagaagaaactgagatgtttttctttttaaagaaaagaataatTATTAAGTAgccaaaaaatgggtgaaaggggtaaaatttgacaaaaagtggaaaatgtaacgaaaaggggtaaaaagtggcattcttttttttaaaggcatcaaaaacgagcaaaaagtggcagaaatgggcaagaaattgccaggaagtggaaaaaagggtgaaaaaccGTTGAAATGgctcaatgggcaaaaagtggagaaGGGTTGCAAGAGTGGGCAAAAAGAGTAAAACGTGGCAAAATAGGGCCGGAAACTGGCAGAAGTGgataaagggggaaaaacagCCAAGGATggcaaaatgaacaaaatttgCGAAAATATTatagaaatggacaaaaagtggcaaaatgacaaaaaaagggcaagaaattggtttaaaaaagtcaaaaagggtccaaaggtgcaaaaatgtgtgaatatgGGCAAAGGTTGGCAGTCAAAGGTAAAATGCGTctagaaaagtgacaaaatatgcaacatgtggcaaaaatgggatagaaggcaaaaaaagtgacagaaaattggcaaaaactggcaaaatgtaATAACTGTGgttgaaaaacagcaaaaatttgTCATATTTGGCAAAACAAGTGGTGTTAATGAATGGAAAAACTGGTGTTAATGATAGCTtgacttttcagctccaaaagaAACTAACTGTTATCCAGGATGCTaccaccaatgctactgatccaacatgcatgcattgatatcatcaataaatcacaactgaggaggacacattctcttggtttttcaggggcccggcCAAATCTGTGGGTGCTCCTGGTTCCCAGTAGCTTTAGCTTCCCCTTTGAGATGATGTTAGACCAGCCACTtgtctctgaaaaaaaaacatggtatCAGCCAGTATCAGGGCTGTTTAGTTTTCTCTTGCTAGACTGAATCTTTTATTCTATTTGCTTATTTGGCCTCATTATAAATTTGGgctctgttttgcattttttcctcaCTCTTTGAGTTATACTTTTGTCAATGACTTTAAACCTAATTAAAGCAGTTGTACCTAATGTTTTGGTCCCTGACACTATGATCAGATAAGCTTTCCTCTGAACAGATCTACTTGTGTATCTCTTAAATCAGTGACAGTCATAGCGAAAATGAGAAGACCTTACCAACATACACAAACTCAATCTGCCTGCATATAAATAGGGTGTGAGAgtagacagagagagagtgcaGAGAGGTTCTCCAGTTTAAGATACGACAGAGCCGACATGACCATGCAGTGGGTGAGTTTTCCTGCTCTGATTATCTGTAGCTGCTTTCATAGATCACAAGATTATTTACAGATTAGCTTAAAGGTCTACATGAAGGAAGATCAGATGTTTTAATCCTATGAGAACCAAGACTATAATTAActcaaattttaaactttgtttcttaaaattaagaaaaaaaaaagttttagccAGGCCTTATGTACAAatttattaaatgaaaatgactGGATTAAATGACTGGatacaaagacaaaaaggacTAGATGATTAGTCCTCTTTTTGAATATCttttagtttcttttaaaacctgtgttatatatataaaaaaacccTGACAGAAATAATGACTTTGCTgtgtttgctcttcttttaaggTGTTACGATCATTTCTGATGCTGAGCCTGCTGGTGCTCTCACATGCCTGCAGAAAAGCCCAGAAAGTGAGAACCAGTCCGGGGAGTAAGACTATGAGACTCGTCCTGGACCCCTCAGTGATGTCTCACATCCCCACAGTGTCTGCCTCAGCCGTCGCCAATCTGTCTCTGTCACCATGGACGTACAGGTGAGGCCCTTAATGTCACTGTTTTTCATCACCTGTCACCCTGGGGTGCCTTAAAACAGCACTGGAcatgtttttggtcattttgttAGCTAAAGTTTGAACTTCTCTTAGAGACTCATATGACCCATCTCGTCTGCCTGCACGGATCTTTCACGCTCACTGCCTGACCTCCGGCTGTCTGAGCCTGCAGGGGGACGGGGAAGATCTGGCCCTGATAGCTAAACCTATCTGCTACCAGGTCCCAGTCCTCTACAGGTGAGCTGCTAATGCACATTAATATGTGAAGTGGATTCCCAGTTAACAGTCAACCCACAGAGACTCCTGAAGCcgttttgtggcttttttgcaaatgttctgttttctttttaaaatgattttggctGTGTAAGTGCTAACAACATTTATTTTGGAgggcaagttttttttttatagaattTGGACATTTTAGCATCAGAACCTACAAGGGTTCAATAATAAGCTCTGTTCACTTTTTACATACACTCAACACCCTCCTGATcaaaaatgccccattgaaacccattaaaatcacaatttttcatCTCCAAGCCATCGCAGtaagaaatgttcatttaatcaTAGCAGGATTTTATTGGATAGTCATTGCTttaaatttgcagtttttcctgttCATCACCAAACGTCAGCCATTTTCCTATATTTAGCATAAAGAGAATAGCATGCTGTGTTTCTGGTTTCCTATGCTATGAGATTGTTAACAGTTTACATGGATGCCTCTgtgcatttttgaaaattatttcaatttgtgtgtttttccacattaaaaCCAAGGggattttatgcctttaaactggcatttaaagtgttaaattcctaaaattttttcaaaatgtaatttttctcATCAGGTTTCATGTTGATGAAAAAATTAGTAGGTTTGTCCATTTCTGAACAAGGAGTCTGAGTGtaacgatttttttttttatgtgaacaaATAACATAATTATCAAAGTTGCTGTTCATCATTAACATATCCAAGGCTGTGATCACCTTTTTTCAAGGAAATCCAGTTTGTATGTTATTTatgaaaattatttcattttttgtgtttttccaaaaCAAGGGGATTTATGCctttaaaatggcatttaaagggttaaattcctgaaaattaatcaaaatgtgatatttatcaTAAGACATCATGTTGATGagaaattaaagcaaaaaagtggggaaaatattagaatataatatttaaatgctttttatgtATGGTGTGCATTTTTGGACACCAAGATGCTCTGTGTAACAATTTTTTTAGGGTATCTGAGGGTTAAAGAAAatatagcgttagttcaggtAGGCCATGCTCATCAGGgtcagccagctgatttgcacTCTGATGGCTaatcgcactcatgctgccttatttaaccTGATCTTGCCTGGttatgctttgctgcttcctccaccccagctcttgcaaccctcctccaccccagctcctccttcattttGCTTCTGGCTTAATCAGAGTCactctgttgtcattgatgctctgctctgggtttttgctgcttctgttCCTGCCTCAGGCTTTGGTTAttggcataggaagagcaggaaggTTAGCTGTTTCTGCTTAAAGCTTTTCACGTAGTCACATGTTTCTTGACAAAATGGTCCTGACTCAGATGTAATCAGGAAAGCGTGTGCTCTTAATCTCTGGCATTTTTTACTCcaaacaaaaaactgatttGGGTTATGCCATTAAATGGTAAGCTGCACTAACGATAATACAGGACAATACAGTGAATTCTGTAAAACTGGTTTACAGTAACATTCTTACCTTTTTGAACAAGATTGAATCATTTCtatcttaaattttttttgtagttttctttgTGTGTCTGCTTCAGTCCACTTAGATTTTATGTAAGCTCACTAATCCCTCCTTTTAACCACAGAGTCGAAAGAAACAGGTCCAACAAGAAAGAAGGGACAAAGACAAGGAGGAGGTATGTCTTCAGGCTTGGGACGGAGAAGGTTGTGGTGGGCTGTACCTGCGTGAGGCCAAGTGTTGTACAGCAGCCGTAACACCAGGAGAGATTTCTGAAGTTTGGAAGTGTTTAAGTATACTGtaaatttccttatttttataaatcaaatctGTGTGAAGACATGTTTTTGAAGCCAATAAATGCAGACCCAAAGGACTTTGTGTTGTGTCTACATGACTTTTTTAACTGTTGACCACAATTAGCATGTAGCCAGTTGCTAACATGTTAGTCTTTAGTTCAACAGCAATGTCAGTTACTAAGAAGTAAAATGCATAATGtggtattttttcttttccatctcTTTAATGTTTCATGGTTATGTTAATTCAAAAAGCTTTATTAAAGGCTTTGTCTAAAATTTCATTTCTTATTGGTTGAaaaattttacacaaataaTAGTTCTTTAAGTAtgagtaaaactaaacagaccatagttttaatattagacaaagataaccagagtaaatagataatgtagtttttgaacaatttcattaaagggaaaaagccatccaaacttCCCTGGCCTTATGTAAAGAAGTCAATGATGTGTGGCAATGATGTgatctttcacatcactgtggaggaattttggcccactcttcacTCTTAGTAAAGATCTTACGTCTTAGTGGTGCATCCAAACAATGTCAAAACCTAAGTTACAACTTTAGTTTCAATGTAGGGTTaagtgtggactttacaccacaACTAAAGACAGAACTTGAACATAATTCGTGCATCAGGCTTCAGGTCTTTTAGTAGCAAAGCTGCCCAAGACCATCATGCTCCCGTCGCCACCATCACCACCACGTTTGACTGTcagtatgatgttcttttgctgaaatgctgtgtttgatgTAATGGGACGCACCTTCAATAAAGTTCAACATCTGTCTTCAAtggctgccatttttgcccagtctccttcttcttgttgaatcatgaacactgaccttaacagagtccagtgaggtctgcaggtctttagatgtggttctgggttctttaatgacctcctggatgagtcgtcgatgCGCTCTTGAAATGATTTTTGTAGGcagaccactcctgggaaggttgacaactgttcaaagttttcctcatttgtagataatggctctcagtggagtcccaaagccttataaatggctttttaatcctttaaagaCTGATGGATGTTAATAACTTTGTCTGTCATCTGTTTtagaatttctttagatggcgccatgatgtgttgcttttgagatcttttagcctacttcactttgtcggACAGGTTgtttttaagggatttctgggtTCCACTTAACTCAGGTTTCCAACAAAAGGCAGACTACTCCTTGGAAGGCCCACCACTGCTCcaaattttccccatttgtggataatgactctcactgagtcctaaagccttagaaaatggctttgtagccctttccagactgataggtGTCTAtggctttttgagatcttttcactctgtcagacaggttctatttaggGGAGttctggattcagcaggtctggcagtaatcaggtctgggtgtggctttgaaattgaactcagcttcccccctaaaaatgtggttaatcacagttaattcatgactTAACTGGCTTTGTACAAGTTAATAATCAATGACGTACTTTTGACaaagagaaacaagaaaaacacaagcgTGTTTATTCAGTCAAGATTTTTTTACTGACCATGCCAAATAATTACAATCCAGCTTTTAGGATATACAGCAACACACAATTACAACAAGTACAAATCCCATGTCACAACCTCCGGGGTACAGTGCAAACATTTCTAGACATTTCAATCAAGTCAGTATGACTCAACAACTCAAGAATTTCACCTTTCTATTTAATGTGTAACTCtcctttaaaatcataaatgtgaCACATGCCAACGCAAAGGGAGACTGCTGGTTAGCCAGAAACCCCAAAAGTTGTCCATTCAAAGCCAAATACGTCCAAATCCTGCTATTCTTTCTCAGTGGTTTTATCGTCGAGTAAGTTCGCCTGCCTttatgtatgcatgtgtgcTTCTGAGTTGTGCTTAATGAAAAAAGAGTGCAAACAGTGCTCTAAATCTAAGTAAATGTTCTCACTGACCTACAACTACACTACGAgttaaagtttcaaaaagagCCTGATGGCAGAACACAGTAAAGCTTCCTCCCTTTAgcttctttgtttcttttgtttcacTGAAGCACTGTAGAAAGAAACTCAAGCCTGACGCTCCGTTTAAGATTCATACACCATACTGAGATTCACTGAGTTTAGCACACAGAGGTCAGAAATGTGCAGAGAAGAATCAGAGTGAGGGTGGTGGATCAGGAGGGATCagtctctcttttcttttggaAACAGTAGAAGTATGTGTGATATGTCCGGTTTGTATTTACAGCTATTTAATATCCTGTAAAAAGAAGTCTTGGACTCTTTATTTTGACTTGAATTTGTTTTGAAGGACTGTGGGCATCAACTTTGcatccaggttttttttttttttttggtaaaaatcaaatcaaaactcCCTTGGTTGTGATAAAACTAGAGGAAACAGTGTAAATAGCCAAGTTGCTGCTGAATAAGCTgcatttttttgataaaaacaaacataaagagGACACAGCTCACTGAAAGAACAGTTGAAATGAGGGATCCATGATTCAAATTTTCCCCTTACTCTTCCTTAATGCAGGTTTTATTCCTCATTAGAAAATtatctaaacattttaaatggcaCCTCTTAACGCCAGCCCTCCAACTCAATTTccttaagaaagaaaaagacttcaacaTCAAGATTTGGCTTCACTTTGAACAGCTTGTTGAGACCGTAccattaaatatgaaaatttccCCCTTTCCCAAgtttctctatttttattcctgcactgttttatttcttatcccccttttttttaccgACTTCAAAAGTTCCCAGTACGCCTTCTTCTCCTTTGTGTTCCCCATCTGCACTCGTCTACCGGCAGGCTTCCTCCTTCATCTCCTTGTTCTTCCTCACTTCTTCTGCGTGTTTGTCCTgccagacaaacacagagacagagcaACATGGGAGTCATTAGTTATTCATGAATATATTAGCATTAGAGCAGAAGAAAGCTAGCAGAACAAAGTCATATTTCAGTGACTGTTCATTAAGATTTGAACACGGAATGATGCAGAGTAGGGAGAAGCAGAAACTATTTCCACCTCATGTCATTTTCACCGTTACCGATCAACTCTGTAAACTTGTGAGGAGTGTTGAAATAAAATTGCAGGCGTAGTTTAAAAGTGCTTTCACAAACAGGATTGCTCAGTAATGCAGCTTCTTCTCTTTCCTGCTGGCCTTCTTTCACATTAGTAACCATGAAGACTGAAGATAAGTGCAGTCTGACATAGTGGAAGGCAGAATGCAGGGAACTAgtttgcaaatctgccaagaagaaagaagagCTAACCACAGCCACCACTTGGGTTGACATTTGTTAATGCTCTGTGCAATAATGGAGTCCAGACCACAACTATGGatgttttttcataaatttttaAGACTCCAAAAACTACCTCTTTTCCTGTATGTCCATGCAGTTTCCTTAAGCTGGTATTTACCagttttttgccagtttcatgGGTGGATGTCAAGCAGATACAAATATTAACAGCTAAAATGCCAGTTATCAGTGTTCAGGTTGTCATGTATGTTGACAAGTACATGGCTAATTTAGGTGCCTAACATTCATGGGCTCAATGTGGATGAAGTTGGACAAAGCTTGTCTCCGGGGTCTTTAGAGCTAGGTGGAACTATGCAAGGAAATCACggtatggaaggattttgaaCTAATCATCATTGCATGTAATAAAGATGCCAAAACAAAGGGAGCTGCAAATAGCTGAGCGACATGAGCATTAATGGCCAAGACGAGGACAGACCTCAACCGAGCAGAAAGGCATGAGTTGCAATCTCACTTTCCTGTAACTGGGCATCCTGGCTAATCAACAGCAGTTTCggaaaatccatcatcaagaggactgaactatccacagtggagacttttgtctttcttcaggaCTAATTCATATAAACCACTGTGGTTGGATTATACTGTCTtagtggaggttacagttgagatcatcagtctaCCAGGACTAATATGGGACAACTGATGTTAACTTAGAGCTACTTGAGGTAAGCTGATGCTAAgtgctgttgtttgtgtgttttgcttcTGTGCTGCTCAGAAATGCCCAAATGGGTCCATGCTGTGCAGATATGACAGTTTTTAAGAGACAGAACATGTTTAGAATTGTGCTGGCAACTCTATTTGCCGCTGGCTGCAACTTCAGTTCATCTGTAAGGTTGGTCATGACAGACCATTGGTAGACTAGATTTTTATAATAGTGCAGAAATATGGACAAACTGCTAAATAGGGATTGGGCATACCAAATTTTTTGAATTCAATATGATGCTGATACTTTTTGATTTAACTTTACCGATACTGATACttcttaagaaagaaaaaatgttggacTGTCACTCTTCTAAAAggtacacatttcaggcaaataaaatgatgtgtccaggtcattcagaaatatATTTACTTCcagtaaatttaacttaataACTTGAATTTAAATTACATTCAATTTGAAAACTTCAatcaaattttaatgtttgtgtgagcaggtaaaaaataaaatgggttaaaataaatatttatagctcaaaattgaaattaaaatatttaaaacttaaaaaaatgccacgtttctttttttaattcagatttccatagaaatatttatctttttatgtttctaaaaTTTGGTCTTCATACAGTTTCTGGTATTAACATGTAGCCTCAGAGtaatttttgttatattttcttGCAGTTTTGACATTGACTTGGAGGCCACATTGAGTGAGAAGGATGGCCAAGTTCATATACGGGTGTGTGGAGCTGCTGAGATTTAATACTTGGGTATGACTAAtccccaaagtcacatggtacggTAGGATAGACATatctgattggtctccaaagtcaCATGACCCGGACAAGCAGTGAAGGACACACAGTCAGGAGGAGCAAGACAGGGAAGCATTCGAGAGAAGCAATGGCAAGACATATTTTAGAGCACTCGTTTGGTGTCGATACTCTCTTGGAGTAATCAATACTAAAAGAGTACTCACCACTACTGCTAAACCAGTAAAGGAAATTTTGTTGTTACACTGATTTCATGTAGCTGCTGCAACTCTCTGTCCCGTACTGGGGCACAGTTAGGTTCACGTCTGCCATATGGATCTTGCCCCAGACCGCCCCTCTAAGCGGAATCAGAACTCAGATCCGGGTGCAATATGGTTGCATTTACTCTGACCAAACAGAACCAGACTTTGAAGTCAAGAGCACTCGGATCTGCcataatgtgaaagcacccaaGACACCAAAGTCTGATATCTGTCCATGCCACTACATTATTTGCCAATGTCCTAAGTTTGTTATCAGGATCTATATCACCTGATACCAATGTTAAATCAATGCCCAACAAACAACATCActtataaacaaataatttgtTTTCTGCACCAGAAACAACCTCATGATGTTGCTAAACTAGTAGAAgggattttattatttatccaGCAAGAGGGCAAATGACCAATAACCACACCCGTTATGATTGTATTAAACTAGAAGGTACCTTCTCCTGCAGCCTCTCCAACATGGCCGCCAGTAGAGCCTCCCTGTTCTCCTTGTTGGCCTCCATTTTCTGCTCCAGCTTTTCCTTGGCGTTCTTGATGAAGTTGTTGTTCTCCTCAAAGGCCTTCTGGATCACCTCTCGCTCATGCTCCC encodes the following:
- the il17a/f3 gene encoding interleukin 17a/f3, translated to MELVLRSFLMLSLLVLSHACRKAQKVRTSPGSKTMRLVLDPSVMSHIPTVSASAVANLSLSPWTYRDSYDPSRLPARIFHAHCLTSGCLSLQGDGEDLALIAKPICYQVPVLYRVERNRSNKKEGTKTRRRYVFRLGTEKVVVGCTCVRPSVVQQP